A stretch of DNA from Paramisgurnus dabryanus chromosome 19, PD_genome_1.1, whole genome shotgun sequence:
CAAGATTTGACACAAATCTTTAGTATAGTTACTCCTAGAAAAATGAATAAAGTTACAGTAAATGTCTGAGTAAGTGGTCATCTGTGTGCTTCAGGTCTAAATTGCATATGTCAAACAGAAACTGCTGTGACTGCCCCCGACCATGCCCTTGACCgtaaaaatcaaaatcaaatGGAAAAATAAGATAGGAAATACAACAACAAGATAAAACAACCTGCTTCTTTATTTTGGCTATTCGTGTTGTTTTTTAGCATAgctatatgttaaaaaaacaaaaacacctTAATTGTTGGCAATTGATTTCAAGTGCTATGTTTAATCAATTGGAATGAACAGAATAAAGTCCTGCCACTGGCTGAGCAAGTGCTTCTGGTAAGCAAGCAGTCGTTTCAGTAGCTGATGGGAGATTTCCGCTGCGATTGGCTAAAAGGAGTGTGACCCGGTTGGCATTCCATTCAACTTTGTAGTTTAAGCTCTTGTTCAGTCAGGTAGGACACTGCAATGGGGGTGGTCTCGTGCAGGCTGATGGTTTATCCGGCAATCTCGGTTGCCGTGGTGACCAGCTTGCTACCATCCCATACAGTTTTGAATTGTTCAGGAACTGGGATCTCAGTCTGGAAAGAAAACATAAAAGCAATGTGCCATCTAATACTCATCGTGCTTGTGACAAATCTTTATAATAATGCATAAATTCCTGCGCTTACATATTCTCCATCTTTGTTGGGCACCAGCACGTTCATCTCGGAGCTCTTAGCACTGATGATTTCGCACGACAGCGAGTCTTTACTCAGGTAAACGTGGCAGCCATCAGTCTTGTTGATGGAAATGGTTGGCACCTTACCCATTACCTGGACAGACAACAGAAATTCAGCAAATAAGGTGGtgcaaaacagatatttttacattttgttgaGAAATGTAAAGTGTAGAGATACATACCTGGACCTTTACATCTTTACAGTTGATCACCTCAACAATACCCACGACATCGTCAAAGACGAGACCCAGTTTCTTACAGTTATCTGCAACAAAGCCATTGAAAATTATGAAACAGTCTTAATACCTATACAGGTCCCAAAAAGCATTTAGAGATTATGATGtttcaaattaaaattaattgtttGCATTAGCATTCCGCATGACTATTCTTTCTGTTAAACAACATATTTGAGATTGACGCGTCTTCTCCCATTTAATAGaaataaatgatataaaaaGTGACAAATATATATTTCGTTATGTTAAGAGAGGCTTTTTCAACATTCgaaaatgtttttacaaactCATAGAACACATagaaacaaacacaacacaattGTGTGATACGATCAACCAAAAAGCCTCAGACAGTGTTTCCCAAACTGCGGTTTGAGAACCCCCTGGTGGTTCACAGGGGAATTGCAGGGGGTTTAAGAGTTGATGAAAAACTAATCAATTATAATgaaatcataaaatgtaaataattaattaaaaaaaatcaaaaaatctgaataaaacactaactatatatatatatatatatatatatatatatatatatatatattttatctgAATGTCATGTGACAATTAAActacaatattatatatatatatatatagatagtgATATGTTGTTTATGTACCAATAAAAGAAAATTGATCAGATGAAGGTTCAATAACAGATAATAATAACCATGTAAAAtactactgataaaaatgttaaaacagcttcaaaaactttttttcatttaaacattACTGAAATATTTGCTTACGGTTTTTAGGGGGAacttcaagtaaataatttattgGGTTCAGCTGACAAAAAAAGTACCCGCAGTCTATGAAGTGATGTTTGTTTGTATGAacgaaataaataaatacatatgtAATGTGTATGTCTATCTATTTAGgtatattacacattacacaaaGGGTAAGTGAACTGATGGTTGATGTGTACATACCTAGAGTAATGGAGTTGATCTTTCCCTTTACTTGTAAAGTGCTGTTGTTGCACTTATAGGCATAAACCACTTGTTTCAGCTCTGTGTCACTGATCACAAGGCCATGGGCACCTTCATGGTTTTCCTGGGTGGAATAAAGGCAACACAAGAGATTAAGCTGGTCTAAAGCCACTGGGTTTTCATTTACACAAAGATTTATAAAGCAGAGTTCCCACACCTTGGtcaacttcaaattcaaggacctttcaaggactttccaggtccaataccctcaaattcaaggactaaatgtggggacacatttcctgagagcaaggttacatcatgttaccttttaagatacattgttacagttccctttcgagggaacttgcgtTGCGTCActgcttaatgacaaagacagggtgatacAGGAACCAGGAAGTtaatcgctatctgaaatattgccaaagatggcgttacagggacgcaggacgtatggcaagggagacgcagcgtctcgttccctttttagggaacaacagttacatacgtaaccagagacattttcatgtgtcaaacacaactatgcaaaaaagcattttggtatgaatcaaccttcgcatacagaagatataagcatttaaagcgaacagtttagcatgtgtgcttaaaaattctagattttttatgatattatccgaCACTACACaaggaataatatggattttttttccagaaaacttcttgcataaaatagattcaagcactttcaatgacccgTATctttgtatgtatattttcaaaaacttcccagggccttgaattttttcacccagattcacaaacttttaaggatttcaaggacccgtgggaaccctgataaagtgtctttttttaatgtcacagacaaacatttacaaaaatgtgtGAACTACAGTTCTTAAAAataatgctttcaaaaaaaaaaattctgctgcATACACAGATTTAAACTGGCATACAGACTCACTTACCACTTTCCACTTCTTGCCATCCAGCTCCAGGACAGGGGGCAAGGTGCGGGCTGGACTGGCCTTTACTGAGGGGTTAGCAACGAAGGGTTTGGGTCCAGATGCCACGGGACCTGCTTGGGCCTTGAGTGCAGGATTCTTATGAGTCTTTTCTTTATCAGACACATGCTTCAGGCctaaaaggggggggggggggggataaAGACATACCCAAAATGTATAACTGGACATGCGAGAAGTTATCTTCATAATCAATTTATTNNNNNNNNNNNNNNNNNNNNNNNNNNNNNNNNNNNNNNNNNNNNNNNNNNNNNNNNNNNNNNNNNNNNNNNNNNNNNNNNNNNNNNNNNNNNNNNNNNNNNNNNNNNNNNNNNNNNNNNNNNNNNNNNNNNNNNNNNNNNNNNNNNNNNNNNNNNNNNNNNNNNNNNNNNNNNNNNNNNNNNNNNNNNNNNNNNNNNNNNTCATTTTTGCAGTGAAGCCTGCCTGACCTTTGTATAAACACTGATGCTCCCATTAAAGCACATCAAGTGGAAAAACTAGCATCACATCCAATCAGCCTAAATAACCATTTAATATTTCAGTAATAATGCCTTTCATCATTAAAAAAAGTGACAGTGAATGTTTTGTGGTGCCCCCAGAGCAAAAACACATCCATGTTTAATACAGTCAAATTGGGTACCTTTGGTAATATCAGCTCCCTTGTTGATGGAGGCAAAAAGAGCATTGTGACCGGGTCCTCCGGAGTTTCCACCTGATGAAACGTCCATTGGGGGTGGAGGAGGGCCTGGGGGAGGTGGGGCTGGAGCTCCTCCCCTGGGTGCTGCGCCAGAGGCGGAGGCAACTGGACCCTGTGAAACCAAACAGACAATTTTTATCTTTTCTTAGCCTCATAGACAGAACTACAAGGGATAAAATGATCATCATCATAACGTGACTTACGGTCTTGCTCCAGCTCAGTCCAGTGGTGTGGTGCTGCTTGATGTAAGCCTGCAGCTCGGTCCAAACAGACAGGTAAGCACTCACCCAATCCACATGAGTTTTATCTCTGCAAAATCAAACAAGACAACAGATGAAATGACCAATATGATATTTTGCAAGTGCGTATTCAAGTTATTAACACAGCTGATACATACTTCTCCTTGTAATCCTTGAGCACACGGTTTGTGTAGAACATGGCAGCGTCCTGCATCTCCTTCACATAGGGGCCTGGCTTTGGTGCCTAAGGCATTTCACAAGAGAAACATGGTTACTTCTCTTTCTAGTATAAATAGGTAGTCAGTTAAATGGCAGGAAACTTGTAAACTTAAGAATGAGGATGTCCAAGTAAACGGTCATACTCTAAAAGGGTTTCAATTACAAGAAGCAATACGTAACAACTAATGCACTCGGCACAAGCTGTGCCAGACTTTAGGATTGAGTAAGTGCACTCGATAATATCCACTATCATTTCGGAAACCACAACAAACTTGCTATACCCTCATATAGTGCACTATTTAAGGAAATAAGTAGCTATTTGGGACACCATGTCCATGTCTTCTCACCATGGCGACCCAGCCGAGGGCAGGGACGCTCTCGCTGACTGCAGAGAGATGGTTGAAGAAAGGTGAGGAACGGCTCTTCTCTCTAAATGACTGCACCTCCTGGATTACTTTAGAGACAGGTTCCAGCATGGAGGTCAGGACAGACTAGAAGCAAGATGCAGGAAaaaaaaagataatattttgattattgaggttaaaagtaaaaaaataattattctaCCACTACAACCAATGGGATTAATATAGTGAAGGGACTCTTACATCAGAAGGTTTTTGAGAAGAGGAGGCAGTGACCAAAAGCTGTCTTTGACAGGAGAACGCCTGCTTCATCATCTCCGCCTTTGAGACCGAACAAAGGATGCAGAACACAAAAAATGCATCACACTGGAGTTTTTATCAATGTACACCAGAGATCAGGAAATAAAAATGACAGCATTACGTACATGCTTCTGGACGTCACCCCCTATCTTCTGACTGAGTGCCATGTACTGTGCCACAGGGCCAGAGATCAAGTTGTCAAAAGCCTCAACATACACCGCCACAGCTGtgaatacaaaataaattttgatCTTAGACTCTTGGTTGTTAAACATCACAAATTGACCAGCtttatttaaaggattagtcaccaccatgtcatccaaaatgttgatgtcttaatttcttctcgactgaacaaagcatgttttttgaggaaaacattccaggatttttctctttttaatggactttaatggaccccaacacttaatactgcagtttcaaagcagcttcaaaggactcttaaccatcccaaacgagacataagggtcttatctagcgaaacgattgtcatttttggtaagaaaaaaaaaatgcacttttaatccacaacttgtcttcttcctccggctgtgtgacaaGCCAGCGCGATCTCACAATGAcatagaaaggtcacgtgttacatatatgaaacgcacatttgcggaccttgtaaacaataaactgacacaaagacattaattagtatcattcgacatacaacaacgtcggaacggtcctctttctacacacttgtaaacactggggcgtagtttcgatacgtcatccgtgacctcttgacatgatGTATTATgcgaggtcgcgctggcgcgtcaaaGGACCGGGGAAAgtcgagaagttgtggttaaaaaagcatattttttctttttcttgccaaaaatgacaatcacaatcgtttcgctagataagacccttatgcctcgtttgggattgtttagagtcctttgaaactgcaattttaaactgcattaaaagtgttggggtccattaaaatgagaaaaatcctggaattttttcctcaaaaaacacaatttcttctcgactgaacaaagaaagacaccaacatattggatgacatggtggtgagtaaataatctcgattttttttttttaagaaaattgactaatcctttaatacgTAAATTCACCCCACACAGTTTTATACACAAGCGCACTTGATTTCCCTATGACATCACAATGTGGTTTGCCAGCAGTAGCCTGTGGGCATCCAGGACAGCTGAATGTAAAACGAACCCTAAAGCTAGTGGTTCAAAATgatttaaatatgtttatttagtttttattttgcatACATTGCATATATGCCTGAGACTGAAAGATAGATGAAGTTGTGTCTGCATCTTGGTTTGGTGTTATCCTGGTTTAAAGTGAATTACCTCCAGATCCAGCAGCAGGGCCTCCTCCTCCACCACCACCACTACAGCTGGACATGGACTCCAGGCGGCCCACGGCCACCTCTAGACGCTGTACTAGACCCGCCAGTTCTGCCATCCCTGATgattgagagagaaagagggagtTAACTTGAATAGTTCAACAACAATAGGATGTGCCATGACATGTTGAAAACGtgtgcaagaaaaaaaaaaaaaaaaaattccacaaAGATACAGAAAACAACACGCCTGTCATGTCCGCATCCTATGCAACAATGCATCTGGATTGTAATGTACACACATTAAGGCCTTTCTTTTCAATACACAAATATACTCAATACACAAATAAAAGGAAGTAGGCCTTATTTGCCTGTGCTAGGCAGCTTTGGCCCTGTAAGTCAATAATCTCACATTTTACTgccgcacacacacactaaacAGGTAAAATTGCATAACAGAAACCTGATATGTGAATCTAATGGACTCACTCCCCCCTTTCACCCGAATGACTCTGGTGGCGAAGCACAGGTGTGCACTGCTTCCAATTAGAGCTTACAGAAATTCCTCAAGGAAAACTTATTTGCTACTCCTTTTGAAATTACAAATTTCCCAAGACGCTTTAATAAGTGTAGCACTAAACTATTAAAAGCATAGTATCAGTTTAATAACTGCCTGATGCACTGAATAGCAGCTGTACagagaaaacaatacagaagACAAACTGGAAAAACAAAGTCAACACCTGAAGTGTATATGCAATTTGATAGAATAATAACTAAAATACTAATAATGATAAACATACAAGATTCCTCTCTGACTCACCATTACAAGCAGGTGTTGTTTCTGAATGCTCAGGTGTATGCTCAGGCGAGTGCAagcaacaaaacattttttcagGTATAGGCACATATGACTACTATCACAAAAACATTCAGCTTTGGAGAACAAATCAACAGATTTAAAACTACTAGTCATAATTGTTCAAGTAAAGCAGCATTAATTCTGTTCAAGTCAAGTAAAACTAGTCAAATTTCTCTCGCTGCTACTCTCCCTTCGCATTTTAAGTAAAATATTCACATTCAAATTAGAGTCATTTGACTACTTTAGAGAAGGCCTGCCTCTCGATTTTAACTTGCCCCTTGTTCTCTACACCCAGGAAATAAACTAAGAAGAAGATAGTCATATTATTTATCACACGGCTTTCTAAAATGCAAGATTCTTATTGGCCAGTCGAGCAATTCCAAAGTTCGTTCCAAAGTCCATATAGAGCTAAACATTTATAGCACAGGAagtcatttaatttattaattaggGTTAAGTGGTGTTTACATGGAGGCTGAATTATAAATGGTCTGTAAATGTTACTTGTGTGATGGATGCAACCATTCTGCAACATAAGTTTCTGTGATACAAACCCATCacatctaaaaaataaaaataaaaacacaagatAACAAAAAAGGTAGGGTAGCTTCATTAAAAGTCTAAAAGCAATGCTGAAACATCAAGCATATGGGTGTCCAGTACATTTCTGTACATAAAACAGGTCACTTATGCATCAAGACAAGTAAAACTAGGCCAAGTCACATCTATTCTCAACATAGCGCAAGGTGAGATGTGCCAcatttacataaacatacaACTAACCAACAGCCATGCAATCAAGTCATTCGCCAGCTATAATAGGATTCCAATGGTATAAAATGCAAAAGATTGTATACGTTGCAGTGATTTGAACAAATAGTCAGGGTACTCGGCACATACGGAAATAGCGTAGCGAGCTTGCGTTAAGATTTCGGTGCATTCATCTGCGCTAAGCTCTGCAAGATCAGGAACTTTACCAACCGACGCTTTACCATGATCGGCCTACATACAAACGCATAATAAAACTAGTTTTGTTCATAAAAAACATCAAATCAGATCTTTTGGCAGACATCTGAACGACAGATGTCCGTTTCAGCTGTCATGATTTTGCAACGCTGAGGCGCACTGTCAATCATAAACAGATAAATCGTTTCACACAGAAATGTATTAAGACATGCAAAGCAtttggcaaacgtgagcgtttTCGTC
This window harbors:
- the cap1 gene encoding adenylyl cyclase-associated protein 1; translated protein: MAELAGLVQRLEVAVGRLESMSSCSGGGGGGGPAAGSGAVAVYVEAFDNLISGPVAQYMALSQKIGGDVQKHAEMMKQAFSCQRQLLVTASSSQKPSDSVLTSMLEPVSKVIQEVQSFREKSRSSPFFNHLSAVSESVPALGWVAMAPKPGPYVKEMQDAAMFYTNRVLKDYKEKDKTHVDWVSAYLSVWTELQAYIKQHHTTGLSWSKTGPVASASGAAPRGGAPAPPPPGPPPPPMDVSSGGNSGGPGHNALFASINKGADITKGLKHVSDKEKTHKNPALKAQAGPVASGPKPFVANPSVKASPARTLPPVLELDGKKWKVENHEGAHGLVISDTELKQVVYAYKCNNSTLQVKGKINSITLDNCKKLGLVFDDVVGIVEVINCKDVKVQVMGKVPTISINKTDGCHVYLSKDSLSCEIISAKSSEMNVLVPNKDGEYTEIPVPEQFKTVWDGSKLVTTATEIAG